The following proteins are encoded in a genomic region of Tenacibaculum sp. 190524A05c:
- a CDS encoding nuclear transport factor 2 family protein, translated as MRTFLILFMFALSYLNMHSQSTSEENAVKTVIDTFFEGLHKGDSTIVSSTLKSDIKIQTTFTNKEGVKILRDQSRADLLKGIAGKKKEDVYFEKLLSYDIKIDGNLASVWTPYEFYYNERFSHCGANSFQLFNDNGKWKIIFLVDMRKRDSCKVGEVKK; from the coding sequence ATGAGAACATTTTTGATACTTTTTATGTTTGCACTTTCCTACTTAAATATGCATTCACAAAGTACGTCTGAAGAGAATGCAGTTAAAACTGTTATCGATACTTTTTTCGAAGGATTACACAAAGGAGATTCAACAATTGTAAGTTCAACATTAAAGTCAGACATTAAAATTCAAACTACATTTACCAATAAAGAAGGAGTGAAAATTCTTAGAGATCAATCAAGAGCCGATTTGTTAAAAGGAATTGCTGGCAAGAAAAAAGAGGATGTATATTTTGAAAAATTGTTGTCTTATGATATTAAAATTGATGGAAATTTAGCCTCTGTATGGACGCCTTATGAGTTTTACTATAATGAGCGATTTAGCCACTGTGGAGCGAATTCTTTTCAGTTGTTTAATGATAATGGAAAATGGAAAATTATTTTTTTGGTTGATATGAGAAAGAGAG